Proteins from a genomic interval of Arachis hypogaea cultivar Tifrunner chromosome 10, arahy.Tifrunner.gnm2.J5K5, whole genome shotgun sequence:
- the LOC140175728 gene encoding serine/threonine-protein phosphatase 7 long form homolog, translating into MLLCDHYLSPDRYNPIVEAYLQETGFYHVFQIGVVQCQSAMVNALIERWCPETHTFHFSIGECAVSLEDVAMILGLPTNGVPVTGPTMSSFEAMEAECLHQFGVAPRNRDCRGSFIKLTWFRGLKDRTVLTDDIQIQRYVKCHIMLLFGTILFGDKSGAAVHWKFLPLLRDFAGIIQYSWGSACLAHLNRSLCRATRVNCKEIDGPLTLLLTWAWTRLPFLAPIPGNPRVFPIANRWRNWDRENFAYRYHTLAHYRRLLDDLQEGHAYGIDFIEPDVVPLDIRQHSVVWSATVPLISFECIEWHSSNRFKRQFGLIQDVPTQEWDLGTSHGEVLTGPKNQDWSNTHSFWIMQWTNWYSHVLADDLVPLHYPLEIYMHWYRGAFGAHLQISDLVFQEDPEGPPVHNQEEHQQEPPAPPPPPPPVPQEVQCGMEYVPQTHPSDYFTQSVPLHQRILEWSTS; encoded by the exons ATGTTGTTATGTGATCACTATTTATCGCCGGACCGGTACAACCCAATTGTTGAGGCGTATTTACAAGAGActggtttttatcatgtttttcaGATTGGAGTCGTTCAATGCCAGTCAGCAATGGTTAATGCTCTCATCGAGAGATGGTGTCCAGAGACTCACACCTTCCATTTTTCGATTGGTGAGTGTGCCGTGTCGTTGGAGGATGTGGCGATGATTCTTGGTCTGCCGACAAACGGAGTTCCGGTTACAGGACCAACGATGAGTAGTTTCGAGGCCATGGAGGCCGAGTGCTTGCACCAGTTTGGAGTTGCACCGAGGAACAGGGACTGTAGAGGAAGCTTTATAAAACTGACGTGGTTTAGGGGTTTGAAGGATCGCACAGTATTGACTGATGATATTCAGATTCAGAGGTATGTCAAGTGTCACATAATGTTGTTATTTGGGAcaattctgtttggtgataagtCTGGTGCAGCGGTGCATTGGAAATTTCTGCCTTTGCTCCGTGACTTTGCGGGGATCATACAGTATAGTTGGGGTTCTGCATGCCTCGCGCACTTGAACAGATCATTGTGTAGGGCAACCCGTGTCAACTGCAAGGAGATCGATGGTCCGCTTACACTTTTGCTTACTTGGGCTTGGACCCGTCTCCCATTTCTTGCCCCGATTCCTGGCAATCCTCGAGTGTTTCCGATCGCAAACAG GTGGCGCAACTGGGATCGTGAGAATTTTGCTTACCGATATCATACGCTTGCGCACTACAGGAGGTTACTGGATGATTTGCAAGAAGGACAT GCTTATGGCATTGACTTCATTGAGCCGGACGTGGTTCCACTAGACATCCGTCAACATTCAGTTGTTTGGAGTGCAACAGTGCCGCTTATATCTTTCGAATGTATCGAGTGGCATTCATCCAATCGATTCAAGAGGCAATTTGGTTTGATCCAGGACGTTCCTACTCAAGAGTGGGACCTAGGCACATCACACGGGGAAGTACTAACGGGACCTAAGAATCAAGATTGGTCCAACACCCACTCTTTTTGGATTATGCAATGGACCAATTGGTATAGTCATGTTCTAGCTGATGACTTAGTGCCCTTACATTATCCTTTGGAGATTTATATGCATTGGTACCGTGGAGCATTCGGTGCCCACTTGCAGATATCGGACCTCGTATTTCAAGAGGATCCAGAGGGTCCTCCAGTTCATAATCAGGAAGAACACCAACAAGAACCGCCTgcaccgccaccgccaccgccaccggtCCCACAGGAGGTTCAGTGTGGTATGGAATATGTGCCGCAAACACATCCATCAGATTATTTTACACAGTCAGTCCCGTTACATCAAAGAATATTGGAGTGGTCCACAAGCTGA